DNA from Streptomyces rishiriensis:
GCTGGTGCGCGTATCTGTACGGCCTCTACTTCGAGAAGGACCAGGCCATAGCGGGGAGCAGCATCGGCGGGCACCGGCACGACTGGGAGCACGTGGTGGTCTGGGTGCAGAACGGCCAGGTCCAGTACGTCTCGACGTCCAACCACGGCTCGTTCACGGTGACCGCGGCCTCCGGCGTCCGATTCGACGGCTCGCACGCCAAGGTCGTGTACCACAAGGACGGCATCAGCACGCACTGCTTCCGGCTGGCGAACTCCAACGACGAACCGCCGGAGAACCACGAGGGCACCTGGCAGTACCCGCCGCTGGTCGGCTGGAACGGATACCCGGCGGGCCTGCGGGACAAGTTGAGCGCCTACAACTTCGGCAGCGCCAACTTCGGCCTGAAGGACGCCAACTTCGCCAACCACCTCTCCTCGGCGAAACCGTCCGGGATCGCCTTCGATCCCGCCGCGTGAGCCCCGCCCGCCGTCCGCGGCCGGGAGTGTGCGCTCCCCGGCCGTGGACGGCGGCGCACGCACGCCCCCATGATGTCCGGATGGATCTTCACGACGAACTGCCGCCGGCCGTGCCGGCGAAGGAGCTGCCGGCCCTCGCCGACGATCACCACGCCCTGACCGCAAGGCGGTTGGACACGCCGAAGGTCGCCGCAAGGTGAGCGCCGCAGCACGGGTCCGGCACGCCGAGCGGTCCGATCTGCCGCGCGTCGTCGAACTCGCCGCGCAGCACGCGGAGTACGAGCGTGCCGCCCCGCCCGTGCCCGACCTCGCGAAGCGGCTGGCCGGGCTCCTCTTCGACACCCCGACGCCCCGGCTGTACTGCCTGGTCGCCGCACTGCCCGACGGCGAGGTCGTCGGCTACGCGACGTGCGCGCCCGAGATCTCCACCTGGGAGGGCCGCGAGTACCTCCACATGGACTGTCTGTTCCTCACCCCCGGCCACCGCGGGCTGGGTCTGGGCGCGCTGCTGATGGGGGCCGTGGCCGCGCAGGCCCGGAGCCTGGGCATGAGCGAGGTCCAGTGGCAGACCCCCGCCTGGAACGAGGGGGCGATCCGCTTCTACGCCCGGCTCGGCGCTCTCGGCACCGACAAGCGGCGCTTCGTCCTCGACGTGACGTCCTGACGGCGAGGACGCGGTCGCCCGCACTCGTCCGCGCGCCCAGGCGCCTGCCGTCGACGGGCCGCCCGCCCATGGCCGAAACCCGGCAGCGGCACGGGTCACGGGCCGCGAGGGACTATCGTGTCCCGCATGTCCGTTCCGGAAATGATCCGTATCGTCTCCCGTGACTCGCCCATGGCACTGGCCCAAGTAGAGCGCGTGCGTGCGGAGTTGGCCGCCCTGCATCCCGGTCTGCGCACCGAGGTCGTCCCCGTGAGGACGACCGGCGACAAGTGGATGGGCGACCTGTCGCAGGTCGAGGGCAAGGGCGCCTTCACCAAGGAGGTCGACGCGGCGCTGCTGGCGGGTGCGGCGGACCTCGCGGTGCACTGCGTCAAGGACGTGCCGGCGGACCGGCCGCTGCCCGCGGGCACGGTGTTCGCCGCGTTCCTGAAGCGGGACGACATCCGCGACGCCCTTGTGCACCCGGGTGGCCGCACCCTGGACGAGCTCCCGGCCGGTACCCGTATCGGCACCTCCTCGGTGCGCAGGGTCGCCCAGCTCGCCGCCACCCATCCCCACCTGCAGTGCGTGCCGTTCCGCGGCAACGCCAACCGGCGGCTGGAGAAGCTGGCGGCGGGTGAGGCGGACGCACTGCTGCTCGCCGTGTCCGGCCTGGAGCGCATCGAGCGGCAGGACGTGATCAGCGAGGTGTTGTCGCCTGAGACGATGATGCCGCCGATCGGCGCCGGCATCCTCGCCCTGCAATGCCGCGAGGGCGACACCGACGTCATCGACGTCGTCAGTGGGCTGGGCGATCCGGCCACCCATCGGGAGGCCACGGCGGAGCGCATGTTCCTGCATGTGCTCCAGGGGCACTGCAACAGCCCGATCGCCGGCTTCGCGCGGGTGGACCGCAGCGGCGAACTGTCCTTGCGGGCCTGCGTGTTCACCCCGGACGGGAAGACCCGGCTGAACGCGCACGAATGGGCGGGCCGGCTCGACCCGGCGACGCTCGGCACGTCGGTGGCGGTGTCGCTGCTGCGTCAGGGCGCGCGCGAGATCATCGACGGCATCCCGCACTGACCGTGCGCAGACCCCGCCGACTCGCGACCCGCGGGAGGGGGCGGCACCCTCAGGCGCTGCCCTCTTCGGCCTGGTCCCGAAGGAAGTTGCTGACCTGACGGGCCAGGCTGTCGCGGCCCGCGCCGGCCGGGGCCCCGCCGGATCCCTCGTCCAGGCCGATGCCGCCCGTCCACAGCCGGCGGTCCGCCCAGTCGTCGTCGACCCGCAGCTGGATCTGCACGTCCACCTGGGCGAGCGAGGTCTCGGGGCCCGCCCCGTACAGCACGGCGGTGGCCCGGCGCAGGGGATAGACGTCGAAGCCCTCGATGAACTGCGAGTTGCGCCAGTCGATGAACGCGCTCTCGCCCTCGGCCCCGAGCCGTACGTCGATCTGGCCGTCCTCGAGGTGGATCGTGGAGTGGTTGCCGCCCCGGTTCTCGACGGTCACCCGCAGGCAGAAGTACGTGAGCCCCTCGGCTGCGTCGTCGCGTCCCCTGGGCGGCTCACTCTGCTCCAGACGGTGGACGCGGACCCGCAGACCGGCATGCTCGTCGTACTCCTGCCAGTCCCCGACCACGTTCGGCTCGTACACAGTCCACCTCTCGACTTCTACCGGCTGCTTCCTATCCGTGCGCCGATCGCACTGTCAAATGAGCAGAATGCGCTGTGGCCAGGGAATTCATCCCCTTTGATCGCTGATCAAGCCGTGCGCAGGCAGAATCCGCCGACAGCCCGCCCAAGGCCTTGCCGCGGGCGTGCCGCACATCACGTTCCCGGACGTGATCACCGGGCCAGCCGGCCCAGGAGCGAGGAGGCCGCGGCGATGCCGAGAGCGGCGGCCACGATCAGCACCCCGAAGTCGAGGGCGAGGTGCGCGGGTGTGCCGAGGAGCAGCCCCCGCAGCGCGTCCACCTCATAGCTGAGGGGGTTGACCTTGCTGACGGCCTGGAGCCAGCCCGGCATGATGGCGACCGGGTAGAGCGCGTTGGAGCCGAAGAAGAGCGGCATGGTGATCGCCTGGCCGAAGCCCATGAGACGGTCGCGGCTGAGGACGATGCCGGCGATGGTCATCGACAGGCAGGAGAAGAAGGCCGAGCCGAGGACGACGATCGCGGCGACCCCGAGCAGCTTGAGCGGGTTCCAGGTCAGGGCGACGCCGAGGAGGGCGGCGATGACGACCACGACGACCGCCTGGATCACCGACTTCACCCCGGCCGCGAACGCCTTGCCGGTGATCAGCGCGGAGCGCGGAGTCGGCGTGACGAGCAGTTTGTCGAGGACGCCCGCGTCCCGCTCCCAGATGATCTGGATGCCGTAGAAGATAGCGATGAACATCGCGGACTGGGCGATGATGCCGGGCGCCAGATAGTCGATGTAGGGGATGCCGTCGGTCGGGATCGCCTTGATGCGGGTGAAGGTCTGACCGAAGATCAGCAGCCACAGGGCGGGCTGGACCGCCCGGGTGTACAGCTCGGTGCGGTCGTGGCGCAGCTTCTGCAGTTCGACGGCGCACAGGGCGGCGACCCGGGCCGGCAGCAGCCGCCGGCCGACCCGGGGCCGGGGCGGCCGCAGCAGCAGATCGATGTTCTGCGGACGGGCGCGGTCAGCCGACGCGCCGAGCGGTACGGCGGGTGCTTCGGACATCGCGGAAATCTCCTGCCTGCTCGTCGAGGCCGCTGCCGGCGACCTCCCGGAAGACGTCCTCCAGGGTCGGCAGCGGGGCCGTGGCCGGCGCGCCCTCGGCGCGTCGGCGTTCCCCGAGCCCCTGCCGGAGCTCGGCGGGGGTGCCCAGGGCGCGGATCCGGCCGTGGTGCATCAGGCCGACCCGGTCGCAGTACTGGTCGGCCTCGTCCATGTAGTGCGTGGTCACCAGGACGGTCATGCCGGTGGCCTCGCGGACGGTGATGTGCTCCCAGACACCCGTTCGGGCGATCGGGTCGAGACCGATCGTCGGCTCGTCGAGAATCAGCAGGCGGGGTGCGCTGACCAGCGCCTGGGCGAGTTCGAGTCGCCGGACCATGCCGCCGGAGTAGGTGCCGGCGAGCCGGTCGGCGGCCTCCGTGAGGCCGACGGCGCCCAGCGCCTGGTCGACGCGTTCGGCACGCTCGCGCCGGGGCACGTCGAAGACCCGGGCGAACAGCGAGACGTTCTCCCGGCCGGTGAGTCCGGAGTCGGCGGACAGCTGCTGCGGGACGTACCCGAGCAGCCTCCGTACGGCCATGCGGTCGCCGGCCGCGTCGTGCCCGAAGACGCGCACCATGCCGGACGGGACCGGCAGCAGGGTCGTGATGCAGCGGATGGCGGTGGTCTTGCCGGCGCCGTTGGGCCCGAGCAGGCCGAAGACCTCGCCCTCCCGGACGGTCAGGTCGAGCCCGTCGACCGCCTTCGTGTCACCGAAGGCGTGGGCGAGCCCCGTGCAGGCGACGGCGTCCGTGGCGCTGTCGGTCGTCATGATTCCCCGGCCTCCTCGTGCAGGGTGACGGCGAGCGCGCGCAGGGCGGGCAGCGCCGCGCGCAGGGCCTCCCGGTCGGCCGCGTCGAGGCGCGCGACGTGCCGGCCGACGAGCGCGGCGCGCCGCTCCCGCCACGCCCGCAGCCTTTCCTCGGCCGCCTCGGTGAGCAGCAGCCGGGCGACGCGCCGGTCGGCGGGGTCGGTCTCGCGGACCAGGTAGCCGTCCTTGACCAGCTGGTTGACGAGGGTCGAGACGGAGTTGCCCGCCAGGTAGAGCTCCTTGGCCGCCTCCGAGACCCCGATGCCGGGCCGCGTCTCGATCAGGCGCAGCAGCTCGACCTCGGCGCCGCGCAGCCGCGGAACCTTCAGGCCGGCCCGCAGTCGCCGCCTGAGCAGCCGCTGGACGCCGACGAGTGCGTCGGCGAGCTCTTCCGGGAACGTCTCCCGGTCCCGCCGTTCCTGATCCCGCCGCTCCTGATCCATGCGGCCGAGATTACCTCTGTGTCAGAGGTGATCCACCCAAAGGAGAGTCAAGAGCGAGAGGCCGGGACGAGAAGCGCGCGGCGCGAGATGAGAGAGTAGGGACGAAGCGGCTTAAATAGTTCCAGCTGGTTTCAATACGGTCGAATGCGGGGAAAATCGAGCAAAGTGCTTCGGACAGGAGGCACGTCCGTGGGATTCCGCCGAGCGGCCGGTCCCGGGTACCTCCCGTCAGCCCGAGTGCGCGATTCCCGCGGTGTTCCGACCGATTCCTCATCGGCACCCTTCTGAGGAAGGCGCGCGTGATGCGTAGCACCGTCAGAACCAAGCAGCACCCGCACGACGACGCGCCGGACACCGGCGAGTCCTTCGTGAGGCTCGTCGGTCTGCCCGACGGGCCGGAGCGTCAGGCGCTCAAGGACGAGCTGGTCCGGCTGTGGCTGCCCATGGCCGAGCGGATAGCCGTCCGCTTCCGGGGTCGCGGCGAGAATCTGGAGGACCTCTACCAGGTCGCCGCCCTCGGACTCGTCAAGGCCGTCGATCACTACGATCCGGACCGTGGCCGTGCCTTCGAGGCGTACGCGGTACCGACGATCACCGGTGAGATCAAGCGGCATTTCCGCGACCACATGTGGACGCTGCACGTACCGCGCCGGGTCCAGGACCTGCGCAACCGGGTCCGGAACGCCACGAAGGAGCTGTCGCAGACGACTCCGGGGCGCCCGCCCACCGTCGCCGAGATCGCCGCGTACGCGCAGCTGACCGAGGACGAGGTGCGCACCGGCGCCGAGGCGCTGGAATGCTTCTCCGCGCTGTCGCTGGAGGCCGAGCTGCCCGGCACCGACGGCTACGCGCTCGAGGACGCCCTCGGGGACCCCGATCCCGGCTATGACGCCGTGGTCGACCGGGTGGCGGTGGCTCCCTGTCTGCGGGCCCTGCCGGAGCGCGAGCGGACGATCCTGTACATGCGGTTCTTCGCGGGGATGACGCAGAGCCGGATCGCGGAGCAGCTGGGCATCTCGCAGATGCATGTCTCCCGCCTGCTCAGCAGCTGCTTCGCGCGACTGCGCGAGGAAATCGCCGCCGAGGCGGACTGACCGCCGGCCGGCGTCACTCCAACGGGGGCGCGCCGGGGACCTGGGTCGGGCCGTGCCGGTCCAGGAGGTCCTCGAGTTCCGCGCGGATCTGCTCGGGCATCTCTCCCAGCCGCCCCCATACGAGGATCAGCTCGGCGACGTTGCGCAGTTTGATGTTGGTGTGCTGGGAGACCTCTCTCAGCACGAGCCAGCCTTCCTCGGGCGTCATCCGCCCCAGGGCGACCACCACGCCGATCGCCTGATCGACCACGGCGTGGGAGGCGATCGCCTCCTTGAGCTGGCCGACCTCTTCCTGGAGCGCGAGGATCCGGGCCGTTTCGTCACTCGTTCCCTGCGGTACTCGTGCCACCGCTCCATCGTGCCACCGGGTCGCTCGGCAGGCGCCCGGGACGGTTCCGGCCGGACACTGGTGGCAGCCCGCCCGCCGGACGAGAGACCAGGAACACGAGTGCCATGAACCATCGCCCGACATCCGCCCCCGGTGCCCGGGGAGCCGTCTCCACGCACTCCGTGTTCGGCGCGCCCTGCTGGGTGAGCCTGACCAGCCGCGACCTGGACGCCACGCAGGACTTCTACGCGGCCGTACTGGGCTGGGAGTGGCGCAGGGGCGTCCTCGGCGACCATTTCCGCACCGCGCTGGTCGGCAGCGTCCCGGTCGCCGGGGTGGCGGCCGTCGCCGCGATGTGGCAGATGGCGGTCGCCTGGACGCCCTACTTCGCCGTACCCGCCGCGGACGAGGCCGCGTCCCGGACCAGGGAGCGCGGCGGAACCGTGGCCGTGGGCCCCATCTCGCTGCCGCCGGGCCGTGCGGCCCTGCTGGCCGACCGGGACGGCGCGACCTTCGGTGTCTGGGAGGGCGAGCTGATCGGCAACTGGGAGGCCTGGCGGCAGGACGCGCCCGCCTTCATCAGGCTCCACACCCGCGACGCCTTCGACTCCGCCATCTTCTACGGCGAGATCCTCGACTGGGCCACGGACCGCCCCGGCTGCGTCGAGGTCCACTACGAGGGCGGCGAGGTCGTGCTGCGCAGCCGGGGTGATGTCGTCGCCCGGATCGAGTCGGGCGCGCTGGAGGCGGCGCCCGACCCGACGATCCGTCCGCACTGGCAGGTCCACTTCGCCGTCGCGGACGTGACGGCGTGTGCGCGGGCGGCCGAGAAGCACGGCGGCAGCGTGCTGATCGAGACCGATCACGAGGCCGTGCTGCGCGACCCGGACGGCGCCCAGTTCACGGTGACCTCGCGTCGGCAGCGCTGAGCGGCCCGGTCTCAGGCCGAACGGCGGCGCGGGGGCCGGGCCAGCACGATCAGGCTGCGGGCTTCCAGCGTCACTTCCACGCC
Protein-coding regions in this window:
- a CDS encoding ABC transporter ATP-binding protein → MTTDSATDAVACTGLAHAFGDTKAVDGLDLTVREGEVFGLLGPNGAGKTTAIRCITTLLPVPSGMVRVFGHDAAGDRMAVRRLLGYVPQQLSADSGLTGRENVSLFARVFDVPRRERAERVDQALGAVGLTEAADRLAGTYSGGMVRRLELAQALVSAPRLLILDEPTIGLDPIARTGVWEHITVREATGMTVLVTTHYMDEADQYCDRVGLMHHGRIRALGTPAELRQGLGERRRAEGAPATAPLPTLEDVFREVAGSGLDEQAGDFRDVRSTRRTARRVG
- a CDS encoding ANTAR domain-containing protein; translation: MARVPQGTSDETARILALQEEVGQLKEAIASHAVVDQAIGVVVALGRMTPEEGWLVLREVSQHTNIKLRNVAELILVWGRLGEMPEQIRAELEDLLDRHGPTQVPGAPPLE
- a CDS encoding RNA polymerase sigma factor SigF encodes the protein MRSTVRTKQHPHDDAPDTGESFVRLVGLPDGPERQALKDELVRLWLPMAERIAVRFRGRGENLEDLYQVAALGLVKAVDHYDPDRGRAFEAYAVPTITGEIKRHFRDHMWTLHVPRRVQDLRNRVRNATKELSQTTPGRPPTVAEIAAYAQLTEDEVRTGAEALECFSALSLEAELPGTDGYALEDALGDPDPGYDAVVDRVAVAPCLRALPERERTILYMRFFAGMTQSRIAEQLGISQMHVSRLLSSCFARLREEIAAEAD
- a CDS encoding GNAT family N-acetyltransferase, which codes for MSAAARVRHAERSDLPRVVELAAQHAEYERAAPPVPDLAKRLAGLLFDTPTPRLYCLVAALPDGEVVGYATCAPEISTWEGREYLHMDCLFLTPGHRGLGLGALLMGAVAAQARSLGMSEVQWQTPAWNEGAIRFYARLGALGTDKRRFVLDVTS
- a CDS encoding NPP1 family protein, whose translation is MSSSKFTSHGRRWLTGFAGAAALVVAFPSAAFAAPPTALPSNAEAAELTYQPAFDYDTDGCYSTPAIGPDGTINGGLNPTGALNGNCRDASDLDNTNSYSRYKCNNGWCAYLYGLYFEKDQAIAGSSIGGHRHDWEHVVVWVQNGQVQYVSTSNHGSFTVTAASGVRFDGSHAKVVYHKDGISTHCFRLANSNDEPPENHEGTWQYPPLVGWNGYPAGLRDKLSAYNFGSANFGLKDANFANHLSSAKPSGIAFDPAA
- the hemC gene encoding hydroxymethylbilane synthase; amino-acid sequence: MSVPEMIRIVSRDSPMALAQVERVRAELAALHPGLRTEVVPVRTTGDKWMGDLSQVEGKGAFTKEVDAALLAGAADLAVHCVKDVPADRPLPAGTVFAAFLKRDDIRDALVHPGGRTLDELPAGTRIGTSSVRRVAQLAATHPHLQCVPFRGNANRRLEKLAAGEADALLLAVSGLERIERQDVISEVLSPETMMPPIGAGILALQCREGDTDVIDVVSGLGDPATHREATAERMFLHVLQGHCNSPIAGFARVDRSGELSLRACVFTPDGKTRLNAHEWAGRLDPATLGTSVAVSLLRQGAREIIDGIPH
- a CDS encoding MarR family winged helix-turn-helix transcriptional regulator, translating into MDQERRDQERRDRETFPEELADALVGVQRLLRRRLRAGLKVPRLRGAEVELLRLIETRPGIGVSEAAKELYLAGNSVSTLVNQLVKDGYLVRETDPADRRVARLLLTEAAEERLRAWRERRAALVGRHVARLDAADREALRAALPALRALAVTLHEEAGES
- a CDS encoding ABC transporter permease, whose translation is MSEAPAVPLGASADRARPQNIDLLLRPPRPRVGRRLLPARVAALCAVELQKLRHDRTELYTRAVQPALWLLIFGQTFTRIKAIPTDGIPYIDYLAPGIIAQSAMFIAIFYGIQIIWERDAGVLDKLLVTPTPRSALITGKAFAAGVKSVIQAVVVVVIAALLGVALTWNPLKLLGVAAIVVLGSAFFSCLSMTIAGIVLSRDRLMGFGQAITMPLFFGSNALYPVAIMPGWLQAVSKVNPLSYEVDALRGLLLGTPAHLALDFGVLIVAAALGIAAASSLLGRLAR
- a CDS encoding VOC family protein, with product MNHRPTSAPGARGAVSTHSVFGAPCWVSLTSRDLDATQDFYAAVLGWEWRRGVLGDHFRTALVGSVPVAGVAAVAAMWQMAVAWTPYFAVPAADEAASRTRERGGTVAVGPISLPPGRAALLADRDGATFGVWEGELIGNWEAWRQDAPAFIRLHTRDAFDSAIFYGEILDWATDRPGCVEVHYEGGEVVLRSRGDVVARIESGALEAAPDPTIRPHWQVHFAVADVTACARAAEKHGGSVLIETDHEAVLRDPDGAQFTVTSRRQR